From [Clostridium] symbiosum, a single genomic window includes:
- a CDS encoding MATE family efflux transporter → MLLKKFCRFVIPSIISMWIFALYTMVDGIFVARGVGEYALAAVNLSMPYTIFIFSLGLMMATGTSTLIAIFMGEGKEEEARNTFNQNLVILIAAGLSVSLLTWFNLERIAYFLGAAPETIEYVKGYLGWISIFAVFFIVSYNMEIFVKTDGCPPLQMAGVMTSAVTNIVLDYFFVMKLHMGVEGAAIATGIAQVVSTTLFLLYFRFRSKRLYFCKFKWNLKLYRRIIPLGLSDSITEMSGGLVIFLFNHMILSVIGNKGIVSYTVISYMNTLALNSMAGISQGAQPLVSFQYGAGEQKKYRQLFRYSVISACISAVVFLFIAEGMPQAVVGLFLGNADQELSAYTADALRMYGLSFAIVGFNVVTAGFFTAIERPIYSVVISSARSFILLSACLVVMTALIGENGIWLSTVVSETLCLCITLFFFWRYKKAGSFSGSRVKNSVAPVSENTL, encoded by the coding sequence ATGTTACTTAAAAAATTCTGCCGGTTTGTTATTCCCTCCATTATCTCGATGTGGATCTTTGCGCTCTACACGATGGTAGATGGAATCTTCGTTGCAAGAGGAGTGGGGGAGTATGCCCTGGCAGCGGTTAACCTGTCCATGCCATATACGATTTTTATCTTTTCACTGGGACTGATGATGGCAACGGGAACATCGACACTGATTGCAATCTTTATGGGAGAAGGGAAAGAGGAGGAAGCGCGCAATACATTTAACCAGAACCTGGTTATTCTTATAGCGGCAGGACTCAGTGTTTCCCTCCTGACCTGGTTTAATCTTGAGAGAATCGCTTACTTTCTGGGAGCGGCTCCGGAGACGATTGAATATGTGAAGGGATACCTGGGCTGGATCTCGATATTCGCGGTATTCTTTATTGTTTCCTATAACATGGAGATTTTCGTGAAAACGGACGGCTGCCCGCCGCTTCAGATGGCCGGGGTAATGACGAGTGCGGTTACCAATATTGTACTGGATTATTTCTTTGTTATGAAGTTACACATGGGCGTGGAGGGAGCCGCCATTGCTACGGGTATAGCGCAGGTGGTTTCCACAACGCTGTTCCTTTTGTATTTCCGTTTCCGTTCCAAACGGCTGTATTTCTGTAAGTTCAAGTGGAATCTGAAGCTTTACCGGAGAATTATTCCGCTGGGTCTTTCTGACAGTATCACCGAGATGTCGGGCGGCCTTGTGATTTTCCTGTTTAACCATATGATTCTGAGTGTGATTGGAAACAAGGGAATCGTCAGCTACACCGTTATTTCCTATATGAATACGCTGGCTCTCAACAGTATGGCGGGAATCAGCCAGGGAGCGCAGCCGCTTGTCAGTTTCCAATATGGAGCCGGGGAGCAGAAGAAGTACCGGCAGCTGTTCCGGTATTCCGTCATATCGGCCTGTATTTCGGCTGTGGTGTTCCTGTTTATAGCAGAGGGGATGCCTCAGGCAGTGGTGGGACTGTTCCTGGGAAATGCCGATCAGGAGCTGTCGGCCTACACGGCGGACGCGCTCCGCATGTATGGTCTTTCCTTCGCCATCGTCGGATTTAACGTGGTGACGGCCGGTTTCTTTACGGCGATTGAGCGGCCAATTTACTCCGTGGTGATTTCCTCCGCCAGAAGTTTTATTCTCTTGTCGGCCTGCCTCGTTGTTATGACGGCTCTGATTGGGGAGAACGGAATCTGGCTGTCCACCGTAGTATCGGAAACACTGTGCCTCTGCATCACCCTGTTTTTCTTCTGGCGTTACAAAAAAGCAGGCAGTTTTAGCGGAAGCAGGGTGAAAAACAGTGTGGCTCCGGTATCGGAGAATACCCTGTAG
- a CDS encoding MerR family transcriptional regulator produces MNNSYKIKEISRLYGLCSDTLRYYEEQGLLSPKRGQNGYRIFGVQDIGKLNIIRSLRELDIPLERIREYINNRDIESTLSLLEEEEALILTQIARLKEKYKDIETRKKELLEDRLTEDRKFTIRHFDARPCFQLTEDIILENDVDFVLKKLENRYEDNIHIIGIKGFGAEMDPASIEQGIYNHFRSVFFISDWDNHSSVIPEGHYASLFYWGMYEQRISEVFAELMERIRDAGCESCGAPLELYHIDMNDTKRHEEYLTELQVLVKGM; encoded by the coding sequence TTGAACAATTCATATAAAATCAAAGAAATTTCAAGACTATATGGACTTTGCAGCGACACGCTGCGATATTATGAGGAACAGGGGCTGCTCTCCCCCAAACGGGGGCAAAACGGATACCGCATCTTCGGCGTACAGGATATCGGAAAGCTGAATATCATCCGTTCCCTGAGAGAACTGGATATCCCGCTGGAACGGATACGGGAATATATTAATAACCGGGATATCGAGTCCACGCTGAGCCTTCTGGAAGAGGAGGAGGCCCTGATTCTGACTCAGATTGCAAGGCTGAAGGAAAAATATAAGGATATTGAGACGCGTAAAAAAGAGCTGCTGGAGGATCGGCTGACCGAGGACCGTAAATTCACCATCCGTCATTTCGATGCCAGGCCATGTTTCCAGCTTACGGAAGACATCATTCTGGAAAACGATGTGGATTTTGTCCTGAAAAAACTGGAAAACCGATATGAAGACAATATCCATATTATAGGAATCAAGGGATTCGGCGCGGAGATGGATCCGGCCAGCATAGAACAGGGAATTTATAACCATTTCCGTTCCGTGTTCTTCATCAGCGACTGGGACAATCACAGCTCCGTGATACCGGAGGGGCACTATGCGTCGCTGTTTTACTGGGGGATGTATGAACAGAGGATATCCGAAGTGTTTGCAGAATTGATGGAACGTATCCGGGACGCCGGCTGCGAGAGCTGCGGAGCGCCGCTGGAACTGTATCATATTGATATGAACGATACGAAACGGCATGAGGAGTATCTGACGGAACTGCAGGTGCTGGTGAAGGGGATGTGA
- a CDS encoding hemolysin III family protein produces MKIKVKDPGSALTHFIAMVGAGAAAVPLLLKASHEPDHIHFAALLIFIVSMILLYAASTIYHTLDISEEVNKRLRKLDHMMIFILIAGTYTPVCLIVLGDKSGYSMLALVWGIALAGIIINALWINCPKWFSSLIYIAMGWVCVLAFKQIVLALPGAAFGWLLAGGIIYTVGGIIYALKLPIFNSRHKNFGSHEIFHLFVMGGSFCHYIMMYAFVA; encoded by the coding sequence ATGAAAATTAAAGTCAAAGACCCCGGCAGTGCACTGACCCATTTTATCGCCATGGTTGGAGCAGGCGCGGCGGCAGTTCCGCTGCTGCTGAAGGCATCACACGAACCGGATCATATCCATTTTGCGGCCCTGCTTATTTTTATCGTCAGTATGATCCTTCTGTACGCGGCCAGCACCATCTACCATACACTTGACATTTCGGAGGAAGTTAATAAACGCCTGAGGAAACTGGATCATATGATGATCTTTATACTGATCGCCGGAACTTATACCCCGGTATGCCTCATTGTCCTGGGTGATAAATCGGGATATTCCATGCTGGCGCTTGTCTGGGGGATTGCCCTGGCCGGCATTATTATCAATGCGCTCTGGATCAACTGCCCGAAGTGGTTTTCCTCACTGATTTATATTGCCATGGGCTGGGTCTGCGTCCTGGCTTTCAAGCAGATTGTCCTGGCTCTGCCCGGAGCCGCTTTCGGCTGGCTTCTGGCCGGAGGCATCATTTATACCGTGGGAGGCATCATCTATGCACTGAAGCTTCCAATCTTTAATTCCAGGCACAAGAACTTCGGCTCCCATGAGATTTTCCATCTCTTTGTTATGGGTGGAAGCTTCTGCCATTATATTATGATGTATGCTTTCGTAGCGTAA
- a CDS encoding DUF2441 domain-containing protein, which translates to MRGEYVKEITAWHVVTDRPVIKGQHILFNETHHSGVYQRVYEKLDIVQDIYAHPQNYKAETLEHHTRVAMRELALEKVRKLKYPEFPSRMSCLYVSDSPEEAEKWAGLFTAWGRPTYSIVKLRIRGNLFTGDANNCFDAVPDENENLSLAERYWKNLPNLQGEPPIREILADGDIEVMEIVKEINANT; encoded by the coding sequence TTGAGAGGTGAATACGTGAAGGAAATAACCGCCTGGCATGTCGTTACGGACAGGCCTGTTATAAAGGGGCAGCATATACTTTTTAATGAAACACACCACAGCGGTGTTTATCAAAGAGTATATGAAAAGCTGGATATCGTGCAGGATATCTACGCCCACCCGCAAAACTATAAAGCAGAAACTCTGGAACATCATACAAGAGTGGCGATGAGGGAATTGGCGCTGGAAAAAGTGCGGAAGCTGAAGTATCCCGAATTTCCATCCAGAATGAGCTGCCTGTATGTTTCGGACAGCCCGGAGGAGGCCGAAAAGTGGGCCGGGCTTTTTACCGCATGGGGTAGACCGACTTATTCGATTGTAAAGCTGAGGATCAGGGGAAATCTGTTCACCGGCGATGCAAATAATTGTTTTGATGCGGTGCCCGATGAAAATGAGAATCTGTCACTGGCGGAACGTTACTGGAAGAATCTTCCCAACTTGCAGGGAGAGCCGCCTATCAGGGAGATATTGGCCGACGGCGATATAGAAGTGATGGAGATTGTAAAAGAGATAAATGCAAATACATAA
- a CDS encoding acylphosphatase, translated as MKRIRKHIYFSGMVQGVGFRYRAMHAAQSLGLTGWVRNLWDERVEMEVQGDEESINRMIRQLEEGHFIRITGIEAEEKNIDERESSFRVIGY; from the coding sequence ATGAAGAGGATCAGGAAACATATTTATTTCAGCGGAATGGTTCAGGGTGTGGGTTTCCGGTACCGCGCCATGCATGCCGCCCAGAGTCTCGGCCTGACGGGCTGGGTTAGAAATCTCTGGGATGAGCGGGTGGAAATGGAAGTGCAGGGAGATGAGGAATCCATCAACCGGATGATCAGACAGTTGGAAGAAGGCCATTTTATCCGTATCACAGGGATAGAAGCAGAGGAGAAAAACATCGATGAGAGGGAGAGCAGTTTCCGTGTGATCGGATATTAA
- a CDS encoding alpha/beta fold hydrolase, whose protein sequence is MKLYYRECGKGQPMILLHGNGEDGTYFEKQIRFFSKKYRVIAIDTRGHGKSPRGTAPFTLEQFAEDLKNFLDEKKLKRIILLGFSDGGNIALTFALRYPEYVDRLILNGANLNPFGVTPSVQIPIAAEYGLCRLRRMAPKLSGEKMTVKKAAGSAKTPKERERYKGSLEQKTELLGLMVKGPWIHPTELKKLKMPVLIIAGTQDMIRDGHTRQIHRAIPGSRLKLIRGDHFIALKKSAEFNHAVAAFLHATEGSMTMTMKRLWADRHPGRLDHEDGVDFSVLVPLVKKDGEYHLLFEVRSDVLKSQPGEVCFPGGAVERGETRKEAAIRETMEELGIYENQIDMIAPLDILITPANMGVYPFLAELKGYRGTFSAAEVDHIFTVPLKWFLAHEPECYSTEVQTIPGKDFPFELIPNGEEYHWRKGKYKVMFYQYGNQVIWGMTAKILHSFIQRCKEEMGMKK, encoded by the coding sequence ATGAAACTCTATTACCGGGAATGCGGAAAGGGACAGCCAATGATCCTGCTCCATGGAAATGGGGAGGACGGCACTTATTTTGAAAAACAAATCCGGTTTTTCTCAAAGAAATACCGGGTGATAGCCATAGACACGAGGGGGCACGGAAAATCCCCGAGAGGGACGGCGCCCTTTACATTGGAACAGTTTGCCGAAGATTTAAAGAACTTTCTCGATGAAAAAAAGCTGAAGCGGATTATTCTTCTCGGGTTCAGCGACGGAGGCAATATTGCCCTTACATTTGCCCTGCGGTATCCTGAATATGTAGACCGTCTTATTCTAAACGGAGCGAATCTGAATCCGTTTGGAGTAACTCCTTCCGTTCAGATTCCGATTGCAGCAGAGTATGGACTCTGCCGACTCCGCAGAATGGCGCCAAAGCTGTCGGGGGAAAAAATGACCGTGAAAAAGGCGGCCGGCTCAGCGAAGACGCCCAAAGAAAGAGAGCGGTACAAGGGATCCCTGGAGCAGAAGACAGAGCTTTTGGGCCTGATGGTCAAGGGCCCCTGGATTCATCCGACAGAGCTTAAAAAGCTCAAAATGCCGGTACTTATCATTGCTGGAACACAAGATATGATAAGAGACGGCCATACCCGGCAGATACACCGTGCCATACCCGGAAGCAGGCTGAAGCTGATCCGCGGAGACCATTTCATTGCATTGAAAAAAAGCGCCGAATTCAACCACGCCGTAGCCGCATTCCTTCACGCAACGGAAGGAAGCATGACGATGACGATGAAACGCCTTTGGGCGGACCGCCATCCGGGGCGGTTAGATCACGAGGACGGGGTGGATTTTTCAGTGCTTGTACCGCTTGTCAAAAAAGACGGGGAATATCATCTTTTATTCGAAGTCAGATCCGACGTGCTGAAGAGCCAGCCGGGAGAAGTCTGCTTCCCAGGCGGCGCAGTGGAGCGGGGAGAGACGAGAAAAGAGGCCGCCATCCGTGAAACAATGGAAGAACTGGGCATTTACGAAAACCAGATTGATATGATAGCCCCGCTGGACATACTCATCACCCCCGCCAACATGGGAGTATATCCATTCCTGGCGGAACTTAAGGGATACCGCGGAACATTCTCAGCCGCTGAAGTAGACCATATATTCACGGTCCCTCTGAAATGGTTCCTGGCCCATGAGCCGGAATGCTATTCCACAGAGGTGCAGACAATACCGGGAAAAGACTTTCCATTTGAGTTAATCCCGAACGGAGAAGAATACCATTGGCGTAAAGGAAAATATAAGGTAATGTTCTATCAGTACGGGAATCAGGTAATATGGGGAATGACGGCCAAGATACTTCATTCCTTTATCCAGAGATGTAAAGAGGAAATGGGCATGAAAAAATAG
- a CDS encoding SDR family oxidoreductase, producing MSIYVITGGTTGIGAEARKKLEDEGHEVFNIDFNGGDYTADLSTDEGRKGAIKAVFLKYPDGIDGVICNAGVGPTAPPKKIFALNFFAAIAIADGLRPLLKKKGGNCVVTSSNSITNATVKRDWVDMLSNVADESATMEFAGHIPPDKTPSCYSSSKHALARWVRRVSSSWAADGLRINAVAPGNTTTPMTKGMTEKQMDAALLIPIPTRYGRKEFLDASEIANAIVFLASPLASGINGVILFVDGGIDALLRSERF from the coding sequence ATGAGTATCTATGTAATTACCGGAGGAACTACCGGAATAGGAGCCGAAGCCCGCAAGAAACTGGAGGACGAAGGCCACGAAGTATTTAACATTGACTTTAACGGAGGAGATTATACTGCGGATCTCTCCACAGATGAGGGAAGAAAGGGAGCCATTAAGGCCGTATTTTTAAAATATCCGGACGGCATCGACGGCGTTATCTGCAACGCCGGTGTCGGACCTACCGCTCCGCCCAAGAAAATTTTTGCACTGAATTTCTTTGCGGCAATTGCCATTGCCGACGGCCTGCGCCCCCTGCTGAAGAAAAAGGGCGGCAACTGCGTTGTAACCTCGTCCAACTCCATTACGAACGCAACCGTAAAAAGAGACTGGGTCGACATGCTCTCCAATGTGGCCGATGAGAGCGCCACCATGGAATTTGCCGGCCATATCCCGCCGGACAAAACACCGTCCTGCTACAGCTCATCCAAACACGCCCTGGCCCGCTGGGTGCGCCGTGTATCTTCTTCCTGGGCTGCAGACGGACTGCGCATCAACGCGGTAGCTCCCGGCAACACTACCACACCGATGACAAAAGGCATGACGGAGAAACAAATGGACGCAGCCCTGCTGATTCCCATCCCCACCAGATACGGCCGCAAGGAATTCCTGGACGCTTCCGAGATCGCCAATGCCATCGTTTTCCTGGCATCACCTCTGGCCAGCGGCATCAACGGCGTTATCCTGTTTGTAGACGGCGGAATCGACGCCCTGCTCCGTTCCGAGCGTTTCTAG
- a CDS encoding chromate transporter, whose product MLLIKLFLSFIQVGLFSVGGGYAAIPLIQNQIVNIHGLMTLEEFTDLITIAEMTPGPISINSSTFVGMRLSGPFGVILCTLGCIIPSFIICLTLAHFYYKYRSFSGVQTVLGALRPAVVALIGSAGLSILLLGLFQSGLQGARLENFHVIECLLFIGGLYLLRKKKAGSISVILGSGVVGTVMYLATGLAL is encoded by the coding sequence ATGCTGCTGATTAAATTATTTTTAAGTTTTATCCAGGTAGGACTTTTTAGTGTCGGCGGAGGCTATGCCGCAATCCCGCTGATTCAGAACCAGATTGTAAATATCCACGGCTTAATGACGCTGGAGGAATTTACCGACTTAATTACAATCGCAGAAATGACGCCCGGTCCGATTTCCATCAACTCATCGACCTTCGTCGGCATGAGACTTTCAGGGCCTTTTGGCGTAATTCTCTGTACGCTGGGCTGCATTATACCGTCATTTATCATCTGTCTCACACTGGCACATTTTTATTATAAATACCGCAGCTTCTCAGGCGTTCAGACCGTACTCGGCGCACTGCGTCCGGCCGTTGTGGCACTGATTGGGTCGGCCGGACTGTCCATCCTGTTACTGGGACTTTTCCAGTCCGGGCTTCAGGGCGCAAGGCTTGAAAATTTCCATGTGATTGAATGTCTTCTTTTCATCGGAGGCCTGTATCTCCTCCGGAAAAAGAAAGCCGGTTCCATTTCCGTAATCCTCGGCAGCGGCGTCGTAGGAACCGTTATGTACCTGGCCACCGGCCTTGCACTTTAA
- a CDS encoding chromate transporter, which translates to MNKKADVKTLWILFKSMFVLSACTFGGGFVIVSLMKKKFVEELKWLDESEMLDITAITQSSPGPLPVNASVIIGYRMGGIIGSLTAILGTIIPPMLIISVISMFYTEFRTNTYIAIALQVMRAGVAAVIMDVVWNLAANVCKTRRFLYVGMMTVSFTATFFLGVSAMVVILVCLGIGLVDLGITMRKQSGKREEAYAAD; encoded by the coding sequence ATGAATAAGAAGGCAGACGTTAAGACGTTATGGATTCTGTTTAAATCAATGTTTGTTTTAAGCGCATGTACCTTTGGCGGCGGTTTCGTCATTGTGTCATTAATGAAAAAGAAATTTGTGGAGGAGCTTAAGTGGCTGGATGAGAGTGAGATGTTAGATATCACGGCAATCACACAGTCCTCGCCGGGACCCCTTCCGGTCAACGCTTCTGTTATTATCGGATATAGAATGGGCGGCATTATCGGCTCGCTGACGGCTATCCTCGGCACCATTATACCGCCGATGTTAATCATCTCCGTCATTTCCATGTTTTACACGGAGTTTCGTACCAATACCTACATTGCAATCGCCCTTCAGGTCATGAGGGCCGGAGTTGCTGCGGTTATCATGGATGTGGTTTGGAATCTGGCGGCCAATGTATGCAAGACAAGACGTTTCCTGTATGTGGGGATGATGACGGTCTCTTTCACCGCAACATTTTTCCTGGGCGTCAGCGCCATGGTAGTCATCTTAGTCTGCCTGGGTATCGGCCTTGTGGATCTTGGAATCACTATGAGAAAACAGTCAGGAAAGAGGGAGGAAGCATATGCTGCTGATTAA
- a CDS encoding AI-2E family transporter codes for MPEFTEKQRKVLLTAGVTAAVYLCFKFLLPLFLPFLVSYLIALILRPSAAFLERKLRFQIKGKPYGVPIGVIGGIEIILVLSLLGAGFFYGGRRLFMEANQLVNAVPGWIQSFDEWLTGMCHSVEAFCRLKEGVLVKMMQDVLLGTARAFKTATMPNLVVNSVSVFGFFIKVAIITVILFIASILSLQEMDELRERRYNSIFRREFSLLGRRLALTGNAWLKTQFVILFLTTCLCILTLIAIGNPYYIIAGIGIGLLDALPIFGTGTVLIPWGIFLLLQKKWYQGLMLLGVYLVCYFLREFVEAKLMGKKMGLSPLETLMSMYVGLQLFGFLGFILGPVGLMLIEDLVEEYDKNSRKKCGPGNSSGGSGMDNGGGCTENSGDS; via the coding sequence ATGCCGGAATTCACGGAAAAGCAGCGGAAAGTATTATTGACAGCGGGAGTGACGGCCGCTGTCTATCTTTGTTTTAAATTCCTTTTACCGCTGTTTCTGCCATTCCTCGTTTCATACCTGATTGCCTTAATTCTACGGCCGTCCGCGGCTTTTCTGGAGCGGAAACTGCGGTTTCAGATTAAGGGAAAACCGTACGGCGTGCCAATTGGGGTGATTGGAGGAATCGAAATTATTCTGGTACTGTCTCTTCTCGGCGCAGGCTTTTTCTATGGGGGACGGCGCCTTTTTATGGAAGCAAACCAGTTAGTCAATGCCGTGCCGGGCTGGATTCAGAGCTTTGATGAGTGGCTGACCGGCATGTGTCATTCGGTGGAGGCGTTCTGCCGCCTGAAAGAGGGCGTCCTGGTAAAAATGATGCAGGATGTGCTCCTGGGCACAGCCAGAGCGTTTAAAACGGCCACAATGCCAAATCTGGTAGTCAACTCCGTTTCCGTTTTTGGATTTTTCATCAAAGTGGCAATCATAACGGTCATTCTTTTCATCGCATCCATCCTTTCCCTCCAGGAGATGGATGAACTGAGGGAGAGACGGTACAATTCCATTTTCAGGAGAGAATTTTCACTCCTGGGCAGGAGACTGGCCCTGACGGGAAATGCATGGCTTAAAACCCAGTTCGTGATTCTCTTTCTGACTACCTGTCTCTGCATACTGACCTTAATAGCAATCGGAAATCCTTACTATATCATCGCAGGAATCGGAATCGGGCTTTTGGACGCTCTGCCCATCTTCGGGACCGGAACGGTCCTGATACCCTGGGGGATTTTTCTTTTACTGCAGAAAAAATGGTATCAGGGCCTGATGCTCCTGGGTGTCTATCTGGTGTGCTACTTCCTGAGGGAATTTGTCGAGGCAAAGCTGATGGGAAAAAAGATGGGCCTGTCGCCGCTGGAAACGCTGATGTCAATGTACGTGGGCCTGCAGCTTTTTGGATTTCTGGGATTTATCCTCGGCCCCGTTGGATTGATGCTGATAGAAGATCTGGTGGAGGAATACGATAAAAACAGCAGAAAAAAATGCGGCCCGGGAAACAGCAGCGGAGGCAGCGGTATGGACAACGGTGGCGGCTGTACAGAAAACAGCGGAGACAGCTAA
- a CDS encoding CD3072 family TudS-related putative desulfidase yields the protein MFTDKRSKKVVFIAHCLLNQNSISDGTAVYPAAFKEVIRLFLDRDIGIVQLPCPELCCLGLDRGNKSGADSPVVEENTRIRREMLKTDMHKKLLDLVEQVIRQITEYHSHGFEIVGIVGANRSPNCGIETTSDFNQEISGRGVFMEELGARLEKENIRIAMIGIKDTDRIEEKIGQLLGGAV from the coding sequence ATGTTTACGGACAAAAGAAGTAAAAAGGTTGTTTTTATTGCGCACTGTTTACTAAACCAAAATTCAATATCAGACGGTACGGCCGTATATCCTGCAGCATTTAAGGAGGTTATCAGACTATTTCTGGACAGGGACATCGGAATTGTACAGCTTCCCTGTCCGGAACTCTGCTGTCTGGGACTCGACAGAGGCAATAAATCGGGAGCGGACAGCCCGGTTGTGGAGGAAAACACCAGGATCCGCAGGGAGATGCTGAAAACAGACATGCATAAAAAATTATTGGATTTAGTGGAACAGGTAATACGCCAGATTACGGAATATCACAGCCACGGTTTTGAGATAGTCGGTATCGTAGGGGCGAACCGTTCTCCGAACTGCGGTATTGAGACAACCTCTGACTTTAATCAGGAAATAAGCGGCAGGGGTGTGTTTATGGAGGAGCTGGGGGCGAGGCTTGAAAAAGAAAATATCCGTATTGCGATGATTGGAATTAAAGATACTGACCGGATTGAGGAGAAAATAGGGCAGTTACTGGGAGGAGCGGTTTAA
- a CDS encoding RluA family pseudouridine synthase, which translates to MLNILFEDRDIMVVEKPAGLESQTSRGFEPDMVSEIKNYLKRAELSHLSTKPSTKASTRPVEPYVGVIHRLDKPVGGVMVYAKNQKAAASLSKQIQDGRMKKIYNAVICGKLVDIVGNYVDYLLKDGRNNYSRIVDKNTPDSKRAELKYRVIDVKDTENMTGAAEFGIDMISLVEVELLTGRHHQIRVQFSGHGTPLWGDGKYNPQWGGTLPSGINTQTVPGPLRGRGERELALAAVKLSFAHPSTGKSMEFSMKPRGKAFERFGER; encoded by the coding sequence ATGTTAAATATACTATTTGAAGATCGCGATATTATGGTGGTGGAAAAACCGGCAGGGCTGGAGTCCCAGACCAGCCGTGGATTTGAGCCGGATATGGTCAGTGAAATCAAAAATTATCTGAAGAGAGCGGAGTTATCCCATTTATCCACAAAGCCGTCCACAAAAGCATCCACACGGCCTGTGGAACCTTATGTGGGAGTTATCCACAGGCTGGACAAGCCTGTCGGCGGAGTCATGGTCTATGCAAAGAATCAGAAGGCCGCTGCCTCCCTTAGTAAGCAGATTCAGGACGGCCGGATGAAGAAAATATACAATGCGGTAATATGTGGAAAACTTGTGGATATTGTGGGTAACTATGTGGATTATCTGTTGAAAGACGGGAGGAACAATTATTCCAGAATTGTGGATAAGAATACGCCGGACAGTAAAAGGGCGGAACTGAAGTACCGCGTGATAGATGTGAAGGACACGGAAAATATGACTGGCGCCGCAGAATTCGGGATAGATATGATTTCTCTTGTGGAAGTAGAACTGCTGACCGGCAGGCATCACCAGATACGCGTGCAATTTTCCGGTCACGGAACTCCTCTCTGGGGCGACGGAAAATACAATCCGCAGTGGGGGGGAACCCTGCCGTCCGGCATTAACACGCAGACGGTTCCCGGTCCGCTTAGAGGCAGAGGAGAACGGGAACTGGCCCTTGCCGCCGTTAAGCTGTCCTTTGCCCACCCCTCCACCGGCAAAAGCATGGAATTTTCCATGAAACCGCGCGGAAAGGCATTTGAAAGGTTCGGTGAACGATGA